The following proteins are encoded in a genomic region of Gimesia algae:
- a CDS encoding DUF1501 domain-containing protein codes for MKQQLKRRQASQRPTGASRREFMRIGLGGFSSLSLPGLYQLQAAAESQGKTPEKPKKERTAVILVWCRGGVSHLDTYDPKPDAASDYRGPFSPIATNTEGLLLSELLPRHAQISDKFTILRSITHTGGGHPAGSLQVLGGDPDRIDKRKPKLPDFMSVANFLRRDSNNALPNYVGINAITNYDSFQIAGPTYLGPGAGPFQIGGDPSAPDFKVPNIGLTDTKQTERLAQRISLRQQFDQYRRDLDLDGSMEAMNQFEAQATNLLTSKQAADAFDLSREPEHIRERYGMHQWGQQCLMARRLVEAGVEIITTELSGKLCGRVRNWDDHAVNHHVFDAIKYRMPFYDQAVTALIEDIYQRGLNKRVLVVVAGEFGRTPRISYSKSTGGGIGSGSAGTTQPGRDHWPNANSMLFAGGNIQTGQIIGATDGKGEGPIERAVGPHDFLATIYSHLGIDYANTFLPDFSGRPTPIVMHGNAIPELTGRG; via the coding sequence ATGAAACAGCAGTTGAAGAGACGTCAGGCCAGTCAACGGCCAACAGGAGCATCCCGGCGCGAATTCATGAGAATCGGCCTGGGGGGCTTCAGCAGCCTGTCTCTGCCCGGATTATATCAACTGCAGGCCGCCGCAGAATCGCAGGGAAAGACACCTGAGAAGCCGAAAAAAGAGCGGACTGCGGTCATTCTGGTCTGGTGTCGCGGCGGCGTCAGTCATTTGGATACCTACGATCCCAAACCAGATGCTGCCTCCGATTATCGAGGGCCTTTTTCGCCGATCGCTACGAACACAGAAGGGTTGTTGCTTAGCGAGCTGCTTCCCCGGCATGCACAGATCTCGGATAAATTTACCATTCTGCGTTCGATCACTCATACTGGCGGCGGCCATCCGGCGGGTTCGCTGCAGGTACTGGGAGGCGATCCGGATCGCATTGATAAGCGCAAACCCAAACTGCCCGACTTCATGTCGGTTGCCAATTTTCTCCGTCGCGATTCAAACAATGCTTTACCCAATTATGTGGGTATCAATGCCATCACGAATTACGACAGCTTTCAGATTGCCGGTCCCACCTACCTGGGACCGGGGGCCGGTCCTTTCCAGATTGGTGGAGACCCCAGTGCACCTGATTTCAAGGTTCCCAATATTGGCCTGACCGATACCAAACAGACAGAGCGGCTGGCGCAGCGGATTTCTCTGCGTCAGCAGTTTGATCAATACCGGCGCGACCTGGATCTGGATGGTTCAATGGAAGCGATGAATCAGTTCGAAGCCCAGGCGACGAATCTGTTGACCAGCAAACAGGCTGCCGATGCCTTCGATTTAAGCCGCGAGCCCGAACATATTCGTGAGCGATACGGCATGCATCAATGGGGGCAGCAATGTCTGATGGCGCGGCGACTGGTGGAAGCGGGCGTGGAAATCATCACAACCGAACTTTCCGGCAAACTATGTGGTCGGGTACGAAACTGGGATGATCACGCCGTCAATCACCATGTGTTTGACGCCATCAAATATCGGATGCCGTTCTATGACCAGGCAGTGACGGCGTTGATTGAAGACATCTACCAGCGGGGTTTGAATAAACGTGTACTGGTTGTTGTGGCAGGTGAATTTGGTCGGACGCCTCGCATTTCCTACTCGAAAAGTACGGGAGGCGGAATTGGCAGCGGCAGCGCGGGAACGACTCAGCCGGGCCGCGATCACTGGCCGAACGCGAATTCGATGCTGTTTGCTGGTGGAAATATTCAGACCGGGCAAATCATCGGTGCGACAGATGGAAAAGGGGAAGGACCCATCGAACGTGCCGTAGGCCCCCATGATTTCCTGGCGACCATCTATTCACATCTGGGCATCGATTACGCCAATACGTTTTTACCCGATTTCTCAGGTCGTCCCACACCGATTGTCATGCATGGGAATGCCATTCCCGAACTGACAGGCCGCGGCTGA
- a CDS encoding outer membrane protein assembly factor BamB family protein — protein MRLSGLTLTVCLFLFLMSDFSQAETWPQFRGASGNGVSQEKNLPEKWSAAQGILWSVALPGRANSSPAITDHRVDITTKTDDDGLWIVSFDRKSGQQIRKVKVGTGSLAAPGPRNLWAHRHNAATPCPISDAEHIWAYFGSGLLVCQDVESGEVVWKRDLVKDYGAYDITFGMGSTPRLWGDLLFVTCMTKGPSYVVAFDKQTGKEVWKQNRKLPAEKDGADAYSTPTIFQNGNQTELLVSGSDHVNAYDPQTGKQLWIAGGLDIPSPFGRIIAAPVADASTVIATSGNPGGGGLGYIKAFQNGKSGDITQSGLLWKFDVATPDSSTPLVLDNRLYMISQNGVATCLDLKTGKPVWKKRMKGQYFSSLVAGDGKVYFLSIEGLCTVVNAANGDIIAENQLPGTFYSTPAISHGVIYLRSFDRLYAISGKP, from the coding sequence ATGCGATTATCAGGACTGACCCTCACCGTTTGCCTGTTTCTATTTTTGATGTCTGACTTTTCTCAGGCAGAAACCTGGCCTCAATTTCGTGGTGCCAGCGGAAATGGCGTTTCGCAGGAAAAGAATCTGCCGGAAAAATGGTCTGCCGCGCAGGGGATTCTCTGGTCGGTGGCCTTGCCTGGTCGTGCAAATTCTTCACCTGCCATCACGGATCATCGTGTTGATATCACCACAAAAACGGACGATGACGGGCTCTGGATCGTGTCCTTCGATCGCAAAAGTGGCCAGCAGATTCGTAAGGTCAAAGTGGGAACCGGTTCCCTGGCGGCCCCTGGTCCCCGGAATCTCTGGGCTCATCGACACAACGCAGCCACACCCTGCCCCATTTCTGATGCAGAGCATATCTGGGCTTACTTTGGGTCAGGTTTACTGGTCTGCCAGGATGTGGAATCAGGAGAAGTCGTCTGGAAACGGGATCTGGTGAAAGATTATGGAGCGTACGATATCACCTTTGGCATGGGTTCCACACCCCGCCTGTGGGGCGACTTACTGTTTGTGACCTGCATGACCAAAGGTCCCTCTTATGTTGTCGCCTTTGATAAACAGACCGGCAAAGAAGTCTGGAAACAGAATCGTAAACTTCCTGCTGAAAAAGATGGGGCCGACGCCTATTCGACCCCCACGATTTTTCAAAATGGCAATCAAACGGAACTGCTGGTATCGGGCTCTGACCATGTGAACGCCTATGATCCCCAGACAGGAAAACAGCTCTGGATCGCCGGTGGCCTGGATATTCCCAGTCCCTTTGGCCGTATCATTGCAGCCCCGGTAGCGGATGCCAGTACTGTGATCGCGACTTCCGGAAATCCGGGTGGTGGCGGCCTGGGATATATCAAAGCATTTCAGAATGGTAAGTCGGGTGATATCACTCAATCGGGCCTGCTCTGGAAATTTGATGTCGCGACTCCCGATTCTTCCACGCCGCTCGTGCTTGATAACAGACTGTATATGATTAGTCAGAACGGCGTTGCTACCTGCCTGGATTTGAAGACAGGCAAACCGGTCTGGAAAAAACGGATGAAGGGGCAGTATTTTTCGTCCCTGGTTGCCGGCGATGGAAAGGTTTACTTCCTGAGCATTGAAGGTCTCTGCACCGTCGTTAATGCGGCGAATGGAGATATCATCGCCGAAAATCAGCTGCCGGGCACCTTTTATTCAACGCCTGCCATCAGTCACGGCGTGATCTATCTGCGTTCCTTTGACCGCCTGTATGCGATCTCGGGTAAACCATAA
- a CDS encoding RNA polymerase sigma factor, giving the protein MNVPDFSILDDPPSDAPTRRAPQVHQADRERGKQQARKSGNDHSKSGSNREAVDHNEREFIEKLLQRDQRSWDEFLGRYNKLIVSRILASCRECGYSPGPDLVEECGAEVMAVLFQGDLSSLRQFKGRSKLSTWLAVIVRRTTLDVLRRQRKASEKICPNDSQFDIATVPDTLPENAREDPSSEYKHLAHCMDQLKDGDRRALVLYFDQKLSYAEIGRQLCISENAVGPKLHRAQQRLKKIMQAGKRES; this is encoded by the coding sequence ATGAACGTCCCCGATTTCTCTATACTTGATGATCCACCCAGTGATGCGCCGACAAGACGTGCGCCACAGGTACATCAAGCCGATAGAGAACGAGGTAAACAGCAGGCTCGAAAGTCAGGCAACGACCATTCAAAATCCGGCAGTAACCGAGAGGCCGTGGATCATAACGAGCGCGAATTTATCGAGAAGCTTCTGCAACGGGATCAGCGATCCTGGGATGAATTTCTCGGCCGCTACAACAAACTGATCGTCAGTCGGATTCTCGCGTCATGTCGCGAATGTGGGTATTCACCTGGACCCGATCTGGTTGAAGAATGCGGTGCAGAAGTGATGGCGGTACTCTTTCAGGGTGATCTCAGTAGTCTGCGACAGTTTAAAGGTCGCAGTAAACTCTCTACCTGGCTGGCCGTCATTGTACGCCGGACTACACTGGATGTGTTACGTCGTCAGCGGAAGGCCAGCGAGAAGATTTGTCCCAATGACAGCCAGTTCGATATCGCCACCGTTCCGGATACGCTGCCGGAAAACGCTCGGGAAGACCCGTCAAGCGAATACAAGCACCTGGCGCATTGCATGGATCAACTGAAAGACGGGGATCGACGGGCGTTGGTTTTGTATTTTGATCAGAAATTGAGCTATGCAGAAATCGGCAGGCAACTGTGCATTTCGGAGAATGCCGTAGGCCCTAAATTACATCGCGCACAACAACGGTTGAAGAAAATCATGCAGGCTGGAAAACGGGAATCATGA